The Altererythrobacter sp. Root672 genome includes a window with the following:
- a CDS encoding transglutaminase family protein, translated as MKRLKIAHKTEYFYNEPVSFGPHRIMMRPREGHDIRIVDGRLEVEPEATVRWLRDIYNNSIAVLTFAEPASKLSILGEAEIDYLRDSPIECLIEPYARLFPFQYAPEEQIELIQYRLPSYPYDGARLHDWLEELYRHGSGEVTETFDLLGLLNTHIYKSFKYLNREEHGTQPPCETLSLGSGSCRDFAVLMMEAARYWGFGARFVTGYIQMNEGQHGASHAWTEIYIPGAGWHGFDPTNNKMVGSEHIPVAVAREQEKACPVSGAWEGPSNAFDRMVVSVHTSAL; from the coding sequence GTGAAACGTCTCAAGATCGCCCATAAGACCGAGTATTTCTACAACGAACCGGTCTCGTTCGGGCCGCATCGCATCATGATGCGCCCGCGCGAGGGGCACGATATCCGTATCGTCGACGGACGTCTCGAAGTTGAGCCGGAGGCGACGGTGCGCTGGCTGCGCGACATCTACAACAACTCCATCGCCGTCCTGACCTTCGCGGAACCGGCCAGCAAGTTAAGCATCTTGGGCGAAGCGGAAATCGACTACCTCCGCGACAGCCCCATCGAATGCCTCATCGAACCATACGCCCGCCTTTTCCCGTTCCAGTATGCGCCCGAAGAACAGATCGAACTGATCCAGTATCGCCTCCCCAGCTATCCCTACGACGGAGCGAGGCTGCATGATTGGCTGGAGGAGCTGTACCGGCATGGCAGCGGCGAGGTAACCGAGACCTTCGATCTTCTCGGCCTGCTCAACACGCATATCTACAAATCATTCAAATACTTGAACCGCGAGGAGCATGGCACCCAGCCGCCCTGCGAGACGCTCTCGCTAGGCAGTGGATCGTGCCGGGACTTCGCGGTGCTGATGATGGAAGCCGCGCGATATTGGGGTTTTGGCGCGCGATTTGTCACGGGATACATCCAGATGAACGAAGGCCAGCACGGTGCCTCGCATGCCTGGACGGAGATCTACATACCGGGAGCTGGCTGGCACGGGTTCGATCCCACCAATAACAAGATGGTTGGAAGCGAGCACATCCCCGTGGCCGTGGCCCGCGAACAGGAGAAGGCCTGTCCGGTTTCTGGTGCATGGGAAGGGCCATC
- a CDS encoding SHOCT domain-containing protein encodes MWQNLWSFLVSVTIIFAFVMWFWLLITVIGDLIRRNDAGGFKKVLWVILLFVTPFLGVFIYLLTQSGGMAERNNLQRSQARAELRDFVGYSRADELEKLEKLKASGVINAEEFTKLRAQVLG; translated from the coding sequence ATGTGGCAAAATCTCTGGTCGTTCCTTGTAAGTGTCACGATCATCTTTGCATTCGTGATGTGGTTCTGGCTGCTGATTACGGTGATCGGTGACCTTATCCGTCGGAACGATGCAGGCGGGTTCAAGAAGGTTCTGTGGGTCATCCTGTTATTCGTGACGCCATTCCTGGGCGTGTTCATCTATTTACTCACTCAATCGGGCGGCATGGCGGAGCGCAACAACCTTCAGCGAAGCCAGGCGCGCGCTGAATTGCGCGACTTTGTCGGCTACAGCCGGGCGGACGAGTTGGAGAAGCTGGAAAAGCTCAAGGCATCCGGCGTGATCAATGCCGAAGAGTTCACCAAGCTTCGAGCCCAGGTGTTGGGGTGA
- the cobT gene encoding cobaltochelatase subunit CobT, translating to MAEESPLDRFKQALTGAARAIGHDAEAEVSWTADTPGIQGKSLRVPMPGRTLPRDQAQEARGVTDSFALKLRFHNEAVHRRSMPAEPAARACYDAIERVRYEALGENNYAGMRENLAAANELRVRTDPITRATKADEVPLQTALALMLREQLTGQPIPQAAQAGVEMVREYVESRTGDDFERLALSIDDQQAFQSLSLDMLRHLQLVEAEPLDDSGEDESGEDQGSEDEDGEDDNDDGGTEMRQEQVAGESSEGEGDEDAEQEVETEQEMREGEPGEEGEEGMMPVRPNRPWTDLPETFDYKVFTEEFDEVVEATELCDFEELDRLRAYLDSQLTGLQGVVTRLANRLQRRLMAQQNRSWDFDQEEGLLDAARLARVVVSPGHSLSYKIEREQEFKDTVVTLLIDNSGSMRGRPISIAAISADIMARTLERCGVKVEILGFTTRAWKGGQCREKWLNSGKPATPGRLNDLRHIIYKKADEPMRRARKSLGLMMREGLLKENIDGEALIWAHNRLLARTEDRRILMVISDGAPVDDSTLSVNSAGYLETHLRKVIDWIEKQSPVQLVAVGIGHDVTRYYKRAVTIMDVEQLGGTIIEQLADLFEVE from the coding sequence ATGGCCGAAGAATCTCCTCTCGATCGCTTTAAGCAGGCGCTGACCGGCGCGGCCCGCGCCATCGGGCACGATGCGGAGGCCGAAGTCAGCTGGACGGCCGACACCCCGGGCATCCAGGGCAAGTCGCTGCGAGTACCGATGCCGGGTCGCACCTTGCCGCGCGATCAGGCGCAGGAAGCGCGCGGTGTGACCGACAGCTTCGCGCTCAAGCTGCGTTTCCATAACGAGGCGGTCCATCGCCGCTCGATGCCGGCCGAGCCCGCAGCGCGCGCCTGCTACGATGCGATTGAGCGTGTCCGCTACGAGGCGCTCGGCGAGAACAACTACGCCGGCATGCGCGAGAACCTCGCCGCCGCGAACGAGCTGCGCGTGCGGACCGATCCGATCACCCGTGCGACCAAGGCCGACGAAGTTCCGCTGCAGACCGCGCTTGCGCTGATGCTGCGCGAACAGCTGACTGGCCAGCCGATCCCGCAAGCCGCACAGGCTGGGGTCGAGATGGTGCGCGAATATGTCGAGAGCCGCACGGGCGACGATTTCGAGCGCCTGGCCCTGTCGATCGACGACCAGCAGGCTTTCCAGTCACTCTCGCTCGACATGCTCCGTCACTTGCAACTGGTCGAAGCCGAACCGCTCGATGATTCCGGCGAGGATGAATCGGGTGAGGACCAGGGCTCCGAAGACGAAGACGGCGAGGACGACAACGACGACGGCGGCACCGAGATGCGCCAGGAGCAGGTCGCCGGCGAGAGCAGCGAGGGTGAAGGCGACGAGGACGCCGAGCAGGAGGTCGAGACCGAGCAGGAAATGAGGGAAGGGGAGCCCGGCGAAGAGGGCGAGGAGGGCATGATGCCCGTCCGCCCCAACCGCCCGTGGACCGACCTGCCCGAGACTTTCGATTACAAGGTATTCACCGAAGAGTTCGACGAGGTCGTCGAAGCGACTGAGCTGTGCGACTTCGAAGAGCTCGACCGTCTGCGCGCCTACCTCGACAGCCAGCTGACCGGGCTTCAAGGCGTGGTCACTCGACTAGCCAACCGGCTCCAGCGGCGCCTCATGGCGCAGCAGAACCGCAGCTGGGACTTCGACCAGGAGGAAGGTCTGCTCGACGCCGCCCGGCTCGCCCGCGTGGTCGTCAGCCCCGGCCATTCGCTGAGCTACAAGATCGAGCGAGAGCAGGAGTTCAAGGACACCGTCGTAACGCTGCTGATCGACAACTCGGGCTCGATGCGCGGGCGGCCGATCTCGATCGCCGCAATCAGCGCCGACATCATGGCCCGCACGCTCGAACGCTGCGGGGTGAAGGTAGAGATCCTCGGCTTCACCACTCGCGCGTGGAAGGGTGGGCAGTGCCGCGAGAAGTGGCTCAACTCCGGCAAGCCCGCCACGCCCGGCCGCCTCAACGACTTGCGCCACATCATCTACAAGAAGGCCGACGAGCCCATGCGCCGCGCGCGCAAGAGCCTCGGCCTGATGATGCGCGAAGGGCTGCTCAAGGAGAACATCGACGGCGAAGCGCTGATCTGGGCGCACAACCGCTTGCTCGCCCGGACCGAGGACCGCCGCATCCTGATGGTCATCTCCGACGGCGCACCGGTGGACGATTCAACGCTGAGCGTGAACTCGGCGGGGTATCTCGAAACGCACCTGCGCAAGGTCATCGACTGGATCGAGAAGCAGTCGCCCGTTCAACTGGTGGCCGTCGGCATCGGGCATGACGTGACCCGCTACTACAAGCGTGCCGTGACGATCATGGACGTCGAACAGCTCGGCGGAACGATCATCGAGCAGCTCGCGGATTTGTTCGAGGTCGAGTGA
- a CDS encoding DUF2490 domain-containing protein: MLRTTAFSVLTLTTAGIATSAQAADEDTQLWLSQSFQVPLVEHQVTGTLDLSQRVRESGNQLLTRGMAELRLSEDAVVGGGAAYVETFDSPDEFRPHQQLTLTSGMWSFRTRVEERFFEGADRMELRLRQKITATWPLAKELKGSLAGELLYTARAQTVGDDPHIDQWRATGALTYKLSPKVEGTVGYLMILSPRDGAEDKLSHVAQVSLTYKG; this comes from the coding sequence ATGCTGCGCACAACCGCCTTTTCGGTTTTGACCCTCACCACCGCTGGAATCGCAACGAGCGCCCAGGCGGCTGACGAGGACACGCAGCTTTGGCTGTCGCAATCATTCCAGGTTCCGCTGGTCGAACACCAAGTCACCGGCACGCTCGACCTCTCGCAACGCGTCCGCGAAAGCGGCAACCAGCTGCTAACGCGGGGCATGGCGGAATTGAGGTTGTCTGAGGACGCCGTCGTCGGAGGGGGCGCGGCTTATGTCGAAACCTTCGACAGCCCGGACGAATTCCGACCGCATCAGCAACTCACGCTCACCTCTGGGATGTGGTCCTTCAGGACGCGCGTAGAGGAACGGTTTTTCGAAGGCGCGGACCGGATGGAGCTGCGCTTGCGGCAGAAGATCACGGCGACCTGGCCCCTGGCGAAGGAGCTCAAGGGCTCGCTCGCCGGCGAACTGCTCTACACCGCCCGAGCGCAGACCGTCGGCGACGATCCTCACATAGACCAGTGGCGCGCCACGGGGGCGCTGACCTACAAGCTCTCGCCGAAGGTCGAAGGAACCGTGGGCTATCTCATGATCCTGTCTCCGCGCGATGGGGCAGAGGACAAGCTCAGCCACGTCGCGCAGGTCTCGCTGACCTACAAGGGTTAG
- a CDS encoding DUF4197 domain-containing protein, whose translation MPEMIPEEISVRRRALIGGSLAAVAVLALPGCATYPAFSYEEAIRRLLVQASERAFVRLTEPGGYWDRQVTQVGLDGYFGNRGSVLTNILTSTLFKSRLEQVAADIAIDASYRVAPVVADAVRTVGYANAVALIRGGPTAATTFLRQEMGTQLLNALVPEVGQALQVAEDPLVRELLVGLTGVDLGGVARGFAGAVEEVIWTEIGREEAAIRADPAATRDRVLMEAFGGGALP comes from the coding sequence ATGCCCGAAATGATCCCCGAAGAGATTTCCGTGCGCCGTCGAGCGCTTATTGGCGGCTCGCTCGCCGCTGTTGCTGTCCTGGCGCTGCCGGGCTGCGCCACTTACCCGGCCTTCAGCTACGAAGAGGCCATCCGGCGCTTGCTCGTGCAGGCAAGCGAACGGGCGTTTGTGCGGCTGACCGAACCAGGCGGTTATTGGGACAGGCAGGTCACGCAGGTCGGGCTCGACGGGTATTTCGGCAACCGTGGCTCGGTGCTCACAAACATCCTCACCTCGACCTTGTTCAAGAGCCGGTTGGAGCAAGTGGCGGCCGATATCGCGATCGACGCCTCCTATCGCGTTGCCCCAGTCGTGGCCGATGCCGTGCGGACGGTGGGATACGCCAACGCAGTAGCGCTGATCAGAGGTGGACCGACTGCGGCGACGACGTTCCTGCGGCAGGAGATGGGCACTCAGTTGCTCAATGCGCTGGTGCCCGAGGTGGGTCAGGCGCTGCAAGTTGCCGAGGACCCGCTCGTTCGCGAACTCCTGGTCGGCCTTACCGGCGTCGACTTGGGTGGCGTGGCGCGCGGCTTTGCCGGTGCCGTGGAGGAAGTGATCTGGACCGAGATCGGCCGCGAGGAAGCGGCTATCCGCGCCGACCCTGCCGCCACGCGCGACCGGGTGCTGATGGAGGCGTTCGGCGGTGGCGCTCTGCCCTAA
- a CDS encoding primosomal protein N', giving the protein MNRARLLIFNAALGPLDYRVPDGMEVAPGSVVVAPLGPRQIVGIVWEEDRLPTQSVPDSKLRPLLAVLPVPPLKAELRRLLEWTADYYCASLASVARMVLSSGGALRGPSTTIEYRLSGGMPERLTPQRLAAIEALEGEQATIRELSGIAGVSDGVLRGLVNQGVLEPIEVDCDRPYPPVDPSFAEPELSPDQQEVADRFVASVEERKFAPFLLDGVTGSGKTETYFEAIAQSLRDGQQTLVLLPEIALTEAFLRRFEDRFGAPPVVWHSSLKSTERRRAWRAISAGTAQVVVGARSALFLPYAKLGLVVVDEAHEVSFKQDDGVRYNARDVAVMRARFEGIPVILASATPALESLQMAQSGIYEKLVLPARFGGAELPSIDTINLTEEKPERGRWLSPRLVAALKDRLAKGEQSLLFLNRRGYAPLTLCRHCGFRFQCPNCSAWLVEHRLSRRLACHHCGHETVPPENCPECGEPDCLVACGPGVERIAHEVEEILPEARLAIVTSDTLNSPEKAAQFIAQAEAGEIDVIVGTQLVTKGFHFPELTLVGVVDADLGLEGGDLRAAERTYQQVAQVAGRAGRGAKAGEVFIQTRHPEATVIAALAAGDRDAFYEAETEARRHAGAPPFGRWAAIIVSSEDEAEAREAANRIGATRPNLEDVMILGPAPAPLSMLRGRYRYRLLLNARRSAEVQQVIRDWLGALSFPQGVRVAVDIDPYSFV; this is encoded by the coding sequence ATGAACCGCGCTCGACTGCTCATCTTCAACGCTGCGCTAGGCCCGCTCGACTACCGTGTCCCCGATGGGATGGAGGTGGCGCCGGGCTCGGTTGTCGTCGCCCCGCTCGGGCCGCGGCAGATCGTGGGCATCGTGTGGGAGGAAGATCGCCTACCGACGCAGTCGGTTCCCGATTCAAAGCTGCGTCCCCTGCTGGCCGTTCTGCCGGTGCCGCCATTGAAGGCGGAGCTTCGCCGGCTGCTTGAATGGACTGCCGATTACTACTGCGCCTCGCTGGCGTCGGTGGCGAGGATGGTGCTTTCGAGCGGGGGCGCCCTGCGTGGCCCCTCGACGACGATTGAGTATCGGCTGAGCGGCGGGATGCCCGAGCGGCTGACCCCGCAACGCCTGGCCGCGATCGAGGCGCTGGAAGGCGAGCAGGCGACGATCCGCGAACTCTCGGGCATCGCGGGTGTCAGCGACGGTGTGTTGCGCGGCCTCGTCAACCAGGGCGTGCTCGAACCCATCGAGGTCGATTGCGATCGACCTTATCCGCCGGTCGATCCCAGCTTTGCCGAGCCCGAGTTATCGCCGGACCAGCAGGAAGTCGCCGACCGTTTCGTGGCTTCGGTGGAGGAGCGCAAGTTCGCTCCCTTCCTGCTCGACGGGGTGACGGGATCGGGCAAGACCGAAACCTACTTCGAAGCCATCGCGCAAAGTCTCAGGGATGGGCAGCAAACGCTTGTCCTGCTTCCCGAAATTGCCCTGACCGAAGCGTTCCTGCGTCGCTTCGAAGACCGCTTCGGCGCGCCGCCTGTCGTATGGCATTCCTCGCTCAAATCGACCGAACGGCGGCGGGCCTGGCGCGCCATTTCAGCGGGGACCGCGCAAGTCGTGGTAGGTGCTCGGTCGGCGCTGTTTCTGCCTTATGCCAAGCTCGGCCTCGTCGTGGTCGACGAAGCGCATGAGGTCAGCTTCAAGCAAGACGACGGCGTACGCTACAATGCCCGTGACGTGGCTGTCATGCGCGCCCGGTTCGAGGGTATTCCGGTAATCCTCGCCAGTGCCACACCAGCGCTCGAGAGCCTGCAGATGGCCCAGAGCGGGATCTACGAAAAGCTGGTCCTCCCTGCCCGCTTTGGTGGCGCCGAACTCCCTTCGATCGACACGATCAACCTGACCGAAGAGAAGCCCGAGCGCGGGCGCTGGCTCTCGCCCCGATTGGTCGCAGCGCTCAAGGATCGGCTCGCGAAGGGCGAACAGTCGCTGCTGTTCCTCAACCGCCGCGGCTACGCGCCGCTGACGCTGTGCCGCCATTGCGGCTTCCGCTTCCAATGCCCCAACTGTAGCGCCTGGTTGGTCGAGCACCGCCTCAGCCGCCGCCTCGCCTGCCACCATTGCGGGCATGAGACGGTTCCGCCCGAAAACTGCCCCGAATGCGGCGAGCCCGATTGCTTGGTCGCCTGCGGCCCCGGCGTCGAGCGCATCGCGCATGAGGTCGAGGAGATCCTGCCTGAGGCGCGACTGGCGATCGTCACATCCGACACGCTGAACTCGCCAGAGAAAGCCGCGCAGTTCATCGCTCAGGCAGAGGCGGGAGAGATCGACGTGATCGTCGGCACCCAGCTCGTAACCAAGGGCTTCCACTTCCCCGAGCTAACCTTGGTCGGCGTGGTCGATGCCGACCTGGGCCTCGAAGGCGGAGACTTGCGCGCGGCCGAGCGGACCTATCAGCAAGTCGCGCAAGTCGCGGGCCGTGCCGGACGCGGCGCGAAGGCGGGCGAGGTCTTCATCCAGACCCGACATCCCGAGGCCACAGTCATCGCTGCTCTGGCTGCAGGCGACCGCGACGCCTTCTACGAAGCCGAGACCGAAGCTCGACGCCACGCTGGTGCCCCACCGTTCGGCCGCTGGGCGGCGATCATTGTGTCGTCGGAAGATGAAGCCGAAGCGCGCGAGGCGGCGAACCGCATCGGGGCGACCCGTCCGAACCTCGAAGACGTGATGATCCTCGGCCCGGCACCGGCCCCGCTTTCGATGCTGCGCGGACGCTACCGCTATCGCCTGCTGCTCAACGCCCGTCGCAGCGCCGAAGTGCAGCAAGTCATCCGCGATTGGCTTGGCGCCCTGTCGTTTCCGCAAGGTGTCCGCGTCGCGGTCGACATCGACCCCTACAGTTTCGTGTAG
- a CDS encoding isocitrate lyase/PEP mutase family protein has protein sequence MNALREAFAALHRPGDPVLLYNIWDVGSAKAVVAAGAPALATGSHSLAEAQGFPDGEGIPLNLLLDSVRRITSAVEVPVSVDFEGGFAADPAHLAEHARLLVEAGAVGCNFEDQVIGGEGLHPIEEQARRVSAIVESGLWVNARTDLFLKKLIAGENANDRSLLGEALERAHAFAGAGAHSFFVPGVSDLDLIAEICAASPLPVNVIKRDMTDIAATAAAGVARISWGPFPWYWAMARVTEEARGLYTKL, from the coding sequence ATGAATGCACTGCGCGAAGCTTTTGCGGCCCTGCACCGGCCCGGTGATCCGGTCCTGCTCTATAACATCTGGGACGTCGGCAGCGCGAAGGCGGTGGTGGCCGCCGGTGCACCGGCGCTCGCTACGGGCAGCCATTCGTTGGCAGAGGCCCAGGGCTTTCCCGACGGGGAGGGTATTCCGCTCAACCTGCTGCTCGATAGTGTTCGCCGGATCACCTCGGCGGTCGAGGTTCCGGTCTCTGTCGACTTCGAGGGCGGCTTTGCGGCCGATCCGGCGCATCTGGCCGAACACGCACGCCTCCTGGTCGAGGCTGGCGCGGTCGGCTGCAACTTCGAAGATCAGGTTATTGGCGGTGAGGGGCTCCATCCGATTGAGGAGCAGGCTCGCCGTGTCTCCGCGATCGTTGAAAGCGGGCTTTGGGTCAACGCGCGCACCGACTTGTTCCTCAAGAAGCTGATCGCCGGCGAAAACGCGAACGATCGCTCGCTGCTGGGCGAAGCACTCGAGCGAGCCCATGCTTTCGCCGGAGCAGGGGCGCACAGCTTCTTCGTGCCGGGCGTGAGCGACCTCGACCTTATTGCAGAGATCTGCGCGGCCTCGCCGCTGCCGGTGAATGTGATCAAGCGGGACATGACAGACATCGCCGCCACTGCCGCGGCTGGCGTGGCCCGTATCAGTTGGGGCCCGTTTCCCTGGTACTGGGCGATGGCGCGCGTGACCGAGGAAGCAAGGGGGCTCTACACGAAACTGTAG
- a CDS encoding bifunctional transcriptional activator/DNA repair enzyme AdaA, with product MIEDPVTLERMKAAFAARDRGWDGRFVVAVTSTGIYCRPSCPARRPRPENTKFYDSNAMAESAGFRACKRCEPDAVARDRAAIERAIALLRSAEESLSLSDLADAVGYSPSHLQRIFTRDTGLSPASYGRALREERAREALSASGSVTEAIYEAGFESPSRFYDSMEGKLGMKPSAWARGGAGMTINWTVVETSLGPMLVAATDKGVCRLSFGRGREELEQLFPNAELAEGGADFAALVGRVVAAVDDPASGRDIPVDVSGTAFQQRVWQELRKIPPGETRSYTEIAAAAGNPKAVRAAGSANGANHVAVLIPCHCVVRSDGSLGGYAYGLDIKRALLEREKQA from the coding sequence ATGATTGAGGATCCTGTGACGCTAGAGCGGATGAAAGCGGCCTTCGCGGCGCGCGACCGGGGCTGGGATGGCCGCTTCGTGGTCGCCGTGACCAGCACCGGCATCTACTGCCGCCCAAGCTGCCCGGCCCGGCGCCCACGGCCAGAGAACACCAAGTTCTACGACAGCAACGCCATGGCCGAGTCTGCCGGTTTTCGCGCCTGCAAGCGGTGCGAGCCGGATGCAGTAGCGCGCGACCGGGCGGCGATCGAGCGAGCCATTGCTCTGCTGCGATCGGCAGAAGAATCGCTGTCGTTGAGCGATCTGGCGGACGCGGTCGGTTACTCGCCGAGCCATCTACAGCGCATCTTCACTCGGGACACCGGCCTGTCGCCTGCCTCTTATGGGCGCGCCTTGCGCGAAGAGCGGGCGCGCGAGGCGCTGAGCGCTTCGGGCTCTGTGACCGAGGCGATCTACGAGGCCGGGTTCGAGAGCCCGAGCCGGTTCTACGATTCGATGGAAGGAAAGTTGGGCATGAAGCCTTCAGCGTGGGCCCGCGGTGGTGCGGGAATGACGATCAATTGGACGGTGGTTGAGACCAGCCTCGGGCCGATGCTGGTGGCCGCGACCGACAAGGGCGTGTGCCGGCTGTCCTTCGGACGAGGGCGCGAGGAGCTGGAGCAACTGTTTCCGAACGCCGAGCTGGCAGAGGGCGGAGCGGATTTCGCCGCGCTGGTCGGCCGAGTGGTCGCGGCGGTCGATGATCCGGCCTCCGGGCGTGACATCCCGGTTGATGTATCGGGAACCGCGTTCCAGCAACGGGTGTGGCAAGAACTGCGCAAGATCCCGCCAGGCGAGACTCGCTCCTATACCGAGATCGCCGCAGCTGCGGGCAATCCCAAGGCCGTGCGGGCCGCCGGTTCGGCCAACGGTGCAAACCACGTGGCAGTTCTCATTCCGTGCCATTGCGTGGTCCGCTCGGACGGGTCATTGGGCGGTTACGCTTATGGGCTCGACATCAAGCGGGCTCTGCTGGAGCGGGAGAAACAGGCATGA